Proteins encoded by one window of Rhodamnia argentea isolate NSW1041297 chromosome 6, ASM2092103v1, whole genome shotgun sequence:
- the LOC115753213 gene encoding dirigent protein 22-like — protein sequence MPRKEKLTHLHFFWHDIFTGPNLSAVIIVSPKSNSFAFFGSVSVINDALTIGPDLSSGIIGRAQGLYLSASQEEIAALMAMNLVFTEGEYKGSTLTMLRRNTIFMKVREMPVIGRTSSFRFARGYVHVRTYQFDPKTGLTVVEYDAFNRFQSQLNGANFSREVIKWDRYED from the exons ATGCCTAGGAAGGAGAAGCTGACCCACCTTCACTTCTTTTGGCATGACATTTTCACTGGCCCAAACCTAAGTGCTGTTATAATAGTCTCCCCAAAGTCCAACTCGTTCGCCTTCTTCGGTTCGGTGTCCGTGATCAACGACGCATTGACGATCGGGCCCGACCTGAGCTCGGGCATCATAGGGAGGGCTCAGGGTCTCTATCTATCGGCATCGCAAGAGGAGATCGCCGCATTGATGGCCATGAACTTGGTCTTCACGGAAGGAGAGTACAAAGGCAGCACATTGACCATGCTCAGGCGGAACACCATCTTCATGAAGGTTAGAGAGATGCCGGTCATCGGCAGGACCAGCTCGTTCCGGTTCGCGAGAGGCTATGTCCACGTGAGGACATATCAATTCGACCCAAAGACTGGGTTAACGGTAGTAGAATACGATGC GTTTAATCGGTTCCAAAGTCAATTGAATGGAGCCAACTTTAGCAGAGAAGTCATCAAATGGGACAGATACGAGGATTAG
- the LOC115753255 gene encoding transmembrane protein 45B-like, whose protein sequence is MGTLVGHVAPGFGFFLIGLWHLVNHIKLHAARPRSYKSPPWFATSRLRYAELLAIMASCCASVAMELFIGPSRHQPLDRDWTIPSNHLHNFEHSLISISFFTYAAFAVVLDRALTGPNEAKAKNGLTQLIGAVAFGQQLLLFHLHSADHMGVEGQYHLLLQAVIVVSLATTLLGIGLPRSFLISFVRSASILFQGVWLVIMGFTLWTPGLIPKGCFLNLEEGHDVVRCHSDEALHRAKSLVNIGFGWFLILITAFSVGLYLALVKIYGEAVEYRSLTKTTDLEEEDDDDGGGESDDVESQKKITSGEPKSFIDLGNSKTFPPMDIER, encoded by the coding sequence ATGGGCACTTTGGTGGGTCACGTCGCGCCGGGGTTCGGCTTCTTCCTCATCGGCTTGTGGCACTTGGTCAACCACATCAAGCTCCACGCCGCCCGGCCCCGGTCCTACAAGTCGCCGCCGTGGTTCGCCACCTCGCGGCTCAGGTACGCGGAGCTCCTCGCGATCATGGCCAGCTGCTGCGCGTCCGTGGCCATGGAGCTCTTCATCGGCCCGAGCCGCCACCAGCCGCTCGACCGGGACTGGACCATCCCCTCCAACCACCTCCACAACTTCGAGCACTCCctcatctccatctccttcttCACCTACGCGGCTTTCGCCGTAGTCCTCGACAGGGCCCTCACAGGGCCGAACGAGGCCAAGGCCAAGAACGGGCTGACCCAGCTGATCGGCGCCGTCGCCTTCGGCCAGcagctcctcctcttccacCTCCACTCCGCCGACCACATGGGCGTCGAGGGCCAgtaccacctcctcctccaagCGGTCATCGTCGTCTCCCTCGCCACCACCCTCCTCGGCATCGGCCTCCCCAGGAGCTTCCTCATCAGCTTCGTCCGGTCGGCGAGCATCCTCTTCCAAGGGGTCTGGCTCGTGATCATGGGCTTCACGCTGTGGACCCCCGGTCTGATCCCCAAAGGGTGCTTCTTGAACTTGGAGGAGGGTCACGACGTGGTCCGGTGCCACTCCGACGAAGCGCTTCACAGGGCCAAGTCGCTGGTCAACATCGGGTTCGGGTGGTTCTTGATCTTGATCACGGCCTTCTCGGTGGGCCTCTACTTGGCGCTCGTCAAGATTTACGGAGAGGCGGTGGAGTATCGGTCTCTCACGAAGACGACAGAcctcgaagaagaagacgacgacgacggcggcggcgagagCGACGATGTTGAGTCGCAGAAGAAAATCACATCCGGGGAGCCCAAGAGCTTCATCGACTTGGGGAATTCGAAAACCTTCCCACCCATGGACATCGAAAGGTAG